The Leifsonia poae region AGCAGCACATGGCCGCGTGCCAGCAGAGCGATGATGAGGCCGGTGACGGCGCCGTCCTGCCCGACGACGGCCTTCCCCACTTCGGTCCGGACCCGGCTGAGGGTCTGGCGCAGGACGGTGGAGTCCGCGGACGGCGCTCCTGCGGCGAGCGGAGCGGGCGCTCCCGTGCTGGATCCGGTGGTGACGTCGGTCATGCATCCATTCTTCCGGTCGGGCCCGGCGAATCCGGGGTGACGGCGGTCGCGGTGGCCCGTTCGAGCTCCGCGAGAGTATCGGACAGCGCCAGGAGGTCGGCGTCGGTGCGGGGGACGCTGTCGAGGAGGACTCCGCGCACGGCGTTCCTGTCGCGCCGGGTGAGCGCTGCAACCGCCTCCACGATCTCGGTGACAGGGGCGGATTGCGGAAGTCCGACGAGGCCGGCGAGTCGCCCGAGGGTGCCGATGCGCAGGGCGTCGGCGGCACGCAGTCTGGCGGAGGAGCGCTGGTACAGCCGGGCGCGGCCCTCGCGGGTCTCGCCGGCGCGGACGACGACCGGCAGGTTCTCCACGACGAGCGGACCGAAACGTCGGCCGCGCCAGAACGCCGCCGCCACGAAGACGAGGATGAGGAGCAGGACGACGGGCGTGACCCAGCCGGGCGTCAACGCCGACAGATCGGGCGGCCCCGTCACCGGGCGGTCGAGCAGGCTCGGCTGGTACCAGACGAGAGTACGGTGCTGACCGAGCAGCGTGAGGGCGAGGGCCGCATTCCCGGCGCGGCCGACACTGTCGTTCATCAGGATGGCGGCCGAACCCACCAAGGTGAGCGGGTTCCCGTCGGCGGTGGTCTGAACGAGAGAGAACAGGCCGGAATCGCTGGGGAAGCATCCGGTGGCGTCGCCGTCGCCGAGCCGGAACGAGCCGGGAACGGTCGTGCCCTCGGTGTTGCCGGTCGGATGCGGGTCGATGCGTTCGGCCGTGACGGCGGCAGGCACCGTGCAGTCGGCCGCGATGCTGCCGGTACCCGAGATCCGCCCGCCGGCGCTCACCCCGGGTGCCAGCTGCTGAAGGGCCGTGTAGTCCGGTTCCACGACGACGAGCGAGGCGGCGGTCGAAGCGAGGGAATCGTATCCGTTCGCGTCGAGGTTGCCGTCGGGATCGAAGACGAGCACGGTGGGGTCGTCGCCGACACGGTCGCGCACCTGCTGCATCGTGGTCACAGGAACGACGGTCACACCCTGCTGGCGCAGCACCTCGACGACGGCTTTCGCGCCGGCCGGAGCCGCGCCGGCCGGGTCGAGGGGAGCGCCGGAGACGGCTCCGCGCCCGGAGAGGAGGATGCCGAGTAGCGCCACCACCACGGCGATGACCGCGAGCACGATCCACGGGATGCTGCGCCGGCCCACCTGACGCAGCGACGGCGAGAGGGCTTCGGCTTCAGCGCCATGAGTCGTGTTGCTCGCGGTGGGGCGCTCCTCCTCGAGGGTCCCGCTCATCGGAGCGTCTCCGTCAGCCGTGCGGGGCGCGCATCGAGCAGGCTCGTGTCGAGTGCGACGAGCTGCTGGTAGTCGGCTTCCGTCGCCGGTCGGTCGAGGTAGCGCACTCCATCGAACACTCGGGCGACGGTGGCCAGACGCTCCCGCTCGGCCGTCACAGCCCGCCCCGCGATGGCGGCGAACTCGCTGGCGGTCGTGCCCGGCGACACCGTGACGATAGTGCGCTCGTGGAGGGACTGCGCGATCGCACGGAACTGCTCCTCGACCGCCGTCACCCAATCGTCCGAGCGGGCGGCCGAGGCAGCGGATGCGCGCAGCTCGGCGGCCGTTCGCCTGTCATCGGTGGCGAACAGCGCCCGGCCGGCCGCGCTTCGGCGGTCGAGCCGCGGGCGCCCGAAAATGAAGAACGCGGCGACGATCAGCCCGGCGACGATCAGGACGACCACGACGAGCAGCACGGGACCGGCGTCGCCGCCCGGTCCCTGGAACAGCGAATTGATCCAGTCGCCGACCGCCTTGGAGGCGATGTCGAACCAGGTGGGTTTCGCTGTCTGGTACTCGGGCTTGGCGAGCTCGCCGTCGATCCATCGTTGGGCTTCCGGCGAGCTCGGGTCGACGGGCAGGTCGCCGGCCGCCATTCCGGTCGTCGTCAGGATCATGCGGGCGGCGGGGGAGGGTATGAGCCCGACGGGTACTGGCCTGTGGGAGGGTAGGGGCCGGCGGGCGGGTACGGCGCGTTCTGCGGGTACGGCGCGCTCGGCCGGATGGGTGCGAGATACGGGTCGGGGATGTCTGTGCGCCCGGCCTGGCGCGCCTCGACGAAGCGGACGAGCTCCAGGTCGAGACCCTCCTTGCGCATCCGGAGGTCGATGTAGAGGAGTGCGATGGCGGAAGTCTGCACCACCGACATGATGGCGCCGACGATCGCTCCCACGATGCTGGCCAGCACGTTGATGCTCAGCTGGCTCACGATGAGCTGGGTGAACCCGGAGGGGTCGCCGTCGCTGGCCGAGGTGGGCGCGAAGATGCCGCCCACCATCGCGCCGATCACGGTGAACGGGATCGAGATGATCTGGACGACCATGTAGACGATGAGGCCGATGAGCAGGATCACGCCGAGGGTTTTCCAGAAGTATCCGCGCGTGAGCGTCCACGAGCGAACGACGGCAGAACGCAGCGTCGCACGCTCCAGAACGATCGCGCTCGGCACCATCACAAGTTTCGTGTTGAGCCAGATGGCGAGGGCTGTCAGCCCGAGGCCTCCGAAGATCACGACCGCGACACCGCCTCCGATGCCGGGACCGCCGCCGAGGGCGAACAGAGCGACCGCCACGAGGACGACGAGGGCGACCGGGAGGATCCAGGCGATCGTCAGCAGGAAGGACCAGCCGATGAGCGCGCCGATCCGGCCTTTCACCAGGCGCCACAGCGCGCGGAACGTGAGCTTCTCGCCCACCGTGCCCCGGGCGACCTCGCCCACGACGACGCCCTGCAGCAGTGCCCCCGAGATGGCCGAGATGACGACCGAGAGCAGACCGAGGACGATCGACCCGCCGATCGCTCCTGCGGCGAGAGTCGATTGATCGCCGCGATCGGCGTTGAATACCCGGCCGAGCAGCAGGGCGGCGCCGCCGAAGACGAGAAGCGTCACAACGAGGGAGGGGATCGCCTGGATGAGCAGAGCCGACCCCACCGTGATCTTCGGGTTGCGACGCAGAGTCTGGAACGGTGCGCCGATCAGCGTGCCGAAGCTGAGCGGGCGCAACGGGATGAGACCGGGCTTGGGCGGCGGGGTCCAGCCGGGTTGGGGGCCGTAACCGGGCTGCTGCGGGTATCCGAACCCGGGCGGCGGGCCGTAGCCGGGCTGCTGCGGGTAACCGTACCCGGGCGGGGGGCCGTAATCAGGCTGCGGAGCCGGAGCGGTCGGCGGGATCGGCGGCTGCGCCCCCGGAACCTGCCAGTTCTGTTCCTCGGTCACGCCGTGCCCCCTCTTCCGCGCTCGCGGCGCGTCGTCCCCACCCATGCTGGCACATCCGGTGCTGCGGCATTGTCCCACGCATAGGGGACCTTCGCCACGTTTTGACGGCGGGCGCAGGTGTCTCGACTACTCTTGTGCAAAGACTTCTGCGGCGACGGCCGTGAGAGAAGGGGTAGTGGGAAACGGGGACATGAACAGTCGCATCCTGGTGGTCGACGATGACAC contains the following coding sequences:
- a CDS encoding DUF4350 domain-containing protein — encoded protein: MSGTLEEERPTASNTTHGAEAEALSPSLRQVGRRSIPWIVLAVIAVVVALLGILLSGRGAVSGAPLDPAGAAPAGAKAVVEVLRQQGVTVVPVTTMQQVRDRVGDDPTVLVFDPDGNLDANGYDSLASTAASLVVVEPDYTALQQLAPGVSAGGRISGTGSIAADCTVPAAVTAERIDPHPTGNTEGTTVPGSFRLGDGDATGCFPSDSGLFSLVQTTADGNPLTLVGSAAILMNDSVGRAGNAALALTLLGQHRTLVWYQPSLLDRPVTGPPDLSALTPGWVTPVVLLLILVFVAAAFWRGRRFGPLVVENLPVVVRAGETREGRARLYQRSSARLRAADALRIGTLGRLAGLVGLPQSAPVTEIVEAVAALTRRDRNAVRGVLLDSVPRTDADLLALSDTLAELERATATAVTPDSPGPTGRMDA
- a CDS encoding DUF4129 domain-containing protein, which encodes MILTTTGMAAGDLPVDPSSPEAQRWIDGELAKPEYQTAKPTWFDIASKAVGDWINSLFQGPGGDAGPVLLVVVVLIVAGLIVAAFFIFGRPRLDRRSAAGRALFATDDRRTAAELRASAASAARSDDWVTAVEEQFRAIAQSLHERTIVTVSPGTTASEFAAIAGRAVTAERERLATVARVFDGVRYLDRPATEADYQQLVALDTSLLDARPARLTETLR